One Pseudomonadota bacterium DNA window includes the following coding sequences:
- a CDS encoding response regulator yields the protein MIKKILIVDDAAVARRILKSCIPRAEEYDFYEAEDGAAGLATFKSIQPDVTFLDINMPNMNGTVCLKEIIKVDPNAIVIICSSETNPELLTEVTSLGAFVVVKKPPTRESIQDALS from the coding sequence ATGATAAAAAAAATCTTAATTGTTGACGATGCTGCTGTAGCACGGAGAATTCTTAAGAGTTGCATTCCAAGGGCTGAAGAGTACGACTTTTATGAAGCCGAAGACGGAGCTGCAGGGTTGGCAACATTCAAAAGCATTCAGCCGGATGTAACATTTCTGGATATCAATATGCCGAATATGAACGGTACGGTGTGTCTCAAAGAGATTATAAAAGTTGATCCCAATGCCATTGTCATTATATGTTCGTCAGAGACTAATCCGGAGTTACTTACAGAAGTGACGTCTCTTGGGGCATTTGTTGTTGTTAAAAAACCGCCAACCAGAGAATCCATTCAAGATGCTCTATCCAA